The following DNA comes from Streptomyces sp. Ag109_O5-10.
GCCCGCTCCGCCAGCGCCGCCGACTCGGCCTCCGCGGCTCTCGCGGCACGCTCCTGGGCGAGCAGCCGCTGGGCGCTGCCCCGGGCCTCGGCGTCGAGTCGCATGACATAGCCGGCGAGAACCATTCCGACGACGGTGGCCGCGGTGGTCAGCCAGACGTCGTTGTTGAACGCGGAGTACGAGGCCAGGGCCACCGCGGTGAGGGGCAGCGCGATCGCGACCGGCAGCCGCTCCAGGGCGGAGATGCCGCAGCCGCACCAGATCACGAGGGCCGGTCCCCGGAAGCCGGTGGTCTCCGCCACCACCGCGATGGCGAGGAGGACGCTGACGAGCGCCAGGGACGGCACGAGCCTGTGGGCATAGGTGGTCCGGAAGAAACCCCACGAGACCAGTGCGGTCACGACGACCACCGCCACGGCCGCGGCCGCTCCCCAGCCGCGGACGTGCGACTGGCTGAAGGCGCTCCACAGCAGCAGGACGAGCACGAGCAGCCTCACGCCCCAGGCGAGGAACTGCCGGGGCCGGGAGAGCCCCTCCCGGCTCAGCGCTTCTCGCGAGGGCCAGCGTGTCCAGGCGTTCTCCGTCACACGCCTTCCCTCCTGGTGACCCGGGCCATGCCGTCACGGTACGCCCCGGCGGGGCCGCCGGCGGAGGCGGCAGAGGCGGCGGAGGGGAGCGACTGTGCGCGCCAGACGAGGATGCCGGCCCGCACCAGCAGGGTGACCGCCAGTCCGAGCATGAGGGCCGCACTGTCCTGGTGGACGCCGACCACGGCTCCGAGGGCGTAGAGCCCTAGACGTACGGCTATGCCGCCGAACCAGACGATCGCGCTGGCCTTGGTGCTCTTGGTCCACACGACGCCGTCGGCTTCCCGCCATACCCGGGTGGTCCAGGCCCAGGCGGCACCCATCACCAGTCCCACCAGCAGCTCCGTGCCGAGCAGCCCGACTGAGGCGATGCGGTGGTGGGTGTCGAGTATGCCCGGTTCACGCAGCGCGACGACCGCGAGGATCACGGGGACCAGCCACCAGCGCCTGCCGGTGTCGATCGGACGGGCGCGGAACTGGCGCACGATCACCACGACGACGACGGCCACGATCAGCAACGCGTTGACGAGCCCGGACATCAAAGCCTCCGTGAGCGGGAAGGGGCGGCGCCGGGAGCGGGAGCTGCCGACGCCTTCGACGCTATGGAAACGCGCAGGTCAGCAGATCGGAGCGAGGGTGGATCACGGGTGGATTCCAGCGAGCGGGATCCCTCCACCCCCGGGTGGAGAACCCCACGCGGGCCCACAGGGGCGGCCGACGGCGGTGCAGGCGAGCGACGGGCTGGACCGGTGGGTGGGGCTCGAACGGGTGTGGACGTCCGACGAGCGGATACGGAAGACCGCCGAGGGACTCCCGCGGAACGTCCGGCGGGCACCGGCAACACGCAGAACAGCCGACCACCAGTCGCCTCAACGCGACGCGACGTCCGGTTGCCCCAGGCATGGCGCCGCGCAACTGACGCCCAGCGCCACAAGCGTCGGCAAGCGCTCCGCGAGCGCTTCGGTTACGTAGGCCCCGAGCGCTTCACGAAGCGCCGGGCACCTCCCCGGAGCAACCGGCGGGCTCGGCACACCACAGCCGACAGGCTCCCCGCGGAAACGGAAACACGGAAACAGGGAAGCGCGAAAGCGACGGGCCCGCGGTCCCCGCAGGACACCCACCGGGCACGCCGCGCCAAGCCTGATGGGCGCCCCCACACTCTTCAGCCGGTCGCCCCCGGGGGACGCAGCAGGCACCCCGGCAGCCACCCCGCGCAGACCGTCACCCGCGCAGGCCGCCGCTCGGCGTCCGACCGGACTCCGACCGGACAACCGACGCCGCCGTCCCTGCCGGACCGGACAGGCCGGACAGGCCAGCCGGACGGCGAACCCCGCCGCCGTCCGGTCCACCGCGCCCCGGCACAGCGCATCCCGGCCCGCCGCATCAGGACCCGCCGCATCAGGACTCGCCGCGTCAGGGCCCGCCGGTCGCTTCTTCGGCTGCAGCCCAGCGCAGCGGTCACGCGTCGATCCGCGACCTGTCCAGCGTCGCCGCCGAGCCGGAGATGAACTCCTTGCGGGGAGCCACGTCGTTGCCCATCAGCAGGTCGAAGACCTGTTCGGCCGCCTCCAGGTCGGCAAGGTTGATGCGGCGCAGAGTGCGGTGGCGGGGGTCCATCGTCGTCTCGGCCAGCTGGTCGGCGTCCATCTCGCCGAGACCCTTGTAGCGCTGGATGGAGTCCTTGTACCGGATGCCCTTGCTCTGCAACTCCATGAGCTTGTCGCGCAGCTCGCGGTCCGAGTACGTGTACACGTACTTGTCCTGCCCCTTCTTGGGCTGCACGATCTCGATGCGGTGCAGCGGCGGCACCGCGGCGAAGACCCGGCCGGCCTCGACCATGGGCCGCATGTAGCGCTGGAACAGCGTCAGCAGCAGGCAGCGGATGTGCGAGCCGTCGACGTCGGCGTCGGTCATCATGATGATCTTGCCGTAGCGGGCTGCGTCGATGTCGAAGGTGCGGCCTGAGCCCGCCCCTATGACCTGGATGATCGCTCCGCACTCGGCGTTCTTCAGCATGTCCGTCACCGAGGACCGCTGGACGTTGAGGATCTTGCCGCGGATCGGCAGCAGGGCCTGGAACTCGGAGTTCCGGGCGAGCTTCGCCGTACCGAGCGCGGAGTCGCCCTCGACGATGAACAGCTCGCTGCGCTCGACGTCGTCGCTGCGGCAGTCGGCGAGCTTGGCGGGCAGGGACGAGGACTCCAGGGCCGTCTTGCGGCGCTGCGCGTCCTTGTGCTGGCGGGCCGCGATGCGGGTCCGCGCGGCGGCGACCACCTTCTCCATGACCACGCGGGCCTGGGCGGCGGCGTCGCGCTTGGTGGAGGTGAGGAACGCCTTCAGTTCCCTGGAGATCACGGTGTTCACGATCCGGCGGGCCGCCGAGGTGCCGAGGACCTCCTTGGTCTGGCCCTCGAACTGCGGCTCGGCGAGCCGGACGGTGACGACTGCGGTGAGGCCCTCCAGAGCGTCGTCCTTGACGATGTCGTCCTCTGCGACGCGCAGCAGCTTCTTGGCCCGTAGCGCCTCGTTGAGGGTCTCGCGGACGGCCTGCTCGAAGCCGGCCACGTGGGTGCCGCCCTTGGGCGTGGCGATGATGTTGACGAACGATTTGAGGTTCTGGTCGTAGCCGGTTCCCCAGCGCAGCGCCACGTCGACGCCGAGTTCGCGGGTGACCTCGGTGGGGGTCATCTGGCCGTGTTCGTCCAGGACCGGGACGGTCTCCTTGAAGGTGCCCTGTCCGGAGAAACGGAGGACGTCGCAGACCGGCTTGTCGGTGGCCAGGTACTCGCAGAACTCGCTGATGCCGCCGTCGAAGCGGAACGACTCCTCGCCCTTGCTGCCGCCCTCGCCGAGGCCGAGTTCGTCACGGACGACGATGGTCAGGCCGGGCACCAGGAACGCGGTCTGGCGGGCTCGCTGGTGCAGCGTGTCCAGGGAGAGCTTGGCGTCCTTGAGGAAGATCTGACGGTCGGCCCAGTAGCGCACGCGCGTGCCGCTGCGGGTCTTGGGCACGCGCTTGGTCTTGCGCAGCCCGCTCCCGGCCTCGAACTTGCCGTCCGGTCCCGCGCCGGCGAAGACCCCCGGCACGCCACGGCGGAAGCTGATGGCGTGCACACTGCCGCCGCGGTCGACCTCGACGTCGAGACGCGCGGACAGCGCGTTGACCACGGAGGCGCCGACACCGTGCAGACCGCCGGAGGCCGCGTAGGAGCCGCCGCCGAACTTGCCGCCGGCGTGCAGCTTGGTCATGACGACCTCGACGCCGGACAGGCCGGTCTTGGGCTCGACGTCCACGGGGATGCCGCGGCCGTTGTCCCGGACCTCGACGGAGCCGTCGTCGTGGAGGACGACGTCGATGTGGTCGCAGTACCCGCCCAGGGCCTCGTCCACGGCGTTGTCGATGATCTCCCACAGGCAGTGCATCAGACCGCGGCTGTCGGTCGAGCCGATGTACATGCCGGGGCGTTTGCGCACGGCTTCGAGGCCCTCAAGGACGAGCAGGTGCCGCGCGGTGTAGTTGGAACCGTCCCGGTCTGCTCCTGCCAGCAGCGCTGTGGACGGCACGGACGTATCGGCGGTCACGCGGTTCGCTCCTCGCTGAATTTCAATGGAGCCCCTTTGGGGTAAGGGGCTGGCTTCGGTCGCCGCTCAGAGGGTACCGAGGCCTGGTAGAGCCGTTGTAACGCCACCCTCGTCATGAACTCACACTAGTCCAGTGTCGTATGCGTGTTCGATCCCTCGATGGAGTGAAGTACATATCACGTTCCCTTCGAGGCATGAACCATTTAGGCTCCGGGCACGTCCTCACAAACAACCGGCAACCCGGCCGGGAGGATGAGACCGATGAATCGCGCGAACCCGTAAGCACCTAAGAAGACGCAATACGGCACATTCGCCGCCAACCGGCAGCAGACGGCCACCTCGAAAGATTTTTTTCGAGGAGAAGCCCCGAGCGGGAACGTTTTCGGGCTGGTTGGATGTTGACCCTGGTACGACAGCTCGTCGAGCTAGAGAAGAGGCGACGTGACTACTGTTCTGACCCCCGCGAGCCACCTGACGGCCGCCGATCGCTGCGACCGCTGCGGCGCCCAGGCATACCTGCGCGTCGTGCTGCTCAGCGGCGGAGAACTGCTCTTCTGCGCCCACCACGGCCGCAAGTTCGAGCCGGAACTCAAGAAGATCGCCGCTGAGATACAGGACGAGACGGAACGGCTGACCTCCGTTCCGGCCAACGCCTCGGAAGATGAGCGCTGACCTCTCGCATCCACGACGAGCCAGCTCCGGCACAGGCCGGTGAAGGGCGGCCGCTCCTCAGGGAGCGGCCGCCCTCGTCGTATCCGCGGCAAAGCTCTCAGGAGCGCCCGTGAGGCCCTCGCGCACCGCTGAGCGCCCCTCCGGGACCAAGTGCGCGTACGACCTCGGAGACGCGCGTGTAGACGCCGGGACTGCCCGGTCGCCCACAGCCGCTCCCCCATGACACGAGCCCGATCAGCTTCCCCTTGGCGACCAGCGGCCCGCCGCTGTCTCCCTGGCAGGCGTCAGGGCCACCCCGGGTCTCCCCCGCGCACACCATCGAGTCCGACCGGTAGGTGCCGTCGGGGCCGCCGGGATAGGCCCGCTCGCACGTCCCGTCCGGCAGCACGTGGAGCCGCGCCGCGTACAGCCGGCGCGAGTAGTCGCCGCCGCCGGTGACGTCGCCCCAGCCGGAGACCAGGGCACTGGTACCGGGCGCGTAGGCGGTGTCCCCCCGGGGGGCCATCGCGATGACCGAGCGGGCCGGCAAGGGCTCGGCAAGGGTGAGGACGGCGAAGTCACCGGTGTTCGCGTCGGGGTCGTAGTCCGGATTGATCCGGGCCACGGTCACCGGGATCTCCTTGCCCTGTGGGGCGAGCAGATCCGTGCGTCCCGCGATGACCTTGAGGTCGCGGACCGGGTCGTCCGGCCCGCCGATGACCTCGTCGGCAAGGCAGTGGGCCGCGGTCAGCACGGTGGTCCGCCCGATCGCCACCCCGCCGCAGAACTGACCGGCCCGCGTACCTCCGAACCGGTCACGGCTGGACAGCGCGACCGTCCACGGGGCCTGGGAGACGTCGACGGGGAAGCCGCCGACCACGACGCTGTCGGCGGTGGCGGGAGACGTGGTGGCCAGCGGTATGGCCGTGCTGACGGCCGCCAGGATCAGCGGCCGGATCAGGGCCGGGGCAACAGAACGGCGCATGCACGCTCCTCACTCTGGGTGGGACTTGGACACCCAGAGTCATCCAGCGCACCGCACCCCGCAGCACGAAGACCCGGCCTCCGCAGTGGGAGGCCGGGCCTTCGACGCCGTACGGGGCGATTTAGTCGAGGTAGTCGCGCAGCACCTGGGACCGCGACGGGTGGCGCAGCTTCGACATGGTCTTCGACTCGATCTGACGGATGCGCTCACGCGTGACGCCGTACACCTTGCCGATCTCGTCAAGGGTCTTCGGCTGACCGTCGGTGAGACCGAACCGCATGGAGACGACCCCGGCCTCGCGCTCGGACAGGGTGTCCAGCACCGAGTGCAGCTGCTCCTGGAGGAGCGTGAAGCTGACGGCGTCGGCGGGGACGACGGCCTCGGAGTCCTCGATGAGGTCGCCGAACTCG
Coding sequences within:
- a CDS encoding serine protease, which codes for MRRSVAPALIRPLILAAVSTAIPLATTSPATADSVVVGGFPVDVSQAPWTVALSSRDRFGGTRAGQFCGGVAIGRTTVLTAAHCLADEVIGGPDDPVRDLKVIAGRTDLLAPQGKEIPVTVARINPDYDPDANTGDFAVLTLAEPLPARSVIAMAPRGDTAYAPGTSALVSGWGDVTGGGDYSRRLYAARLHVLPDGTCERAYPGGPDGTYRSDSMVCAGETRGGPDACQGDSGGPLVAKGKLIGLVSWGSGCGRPGSPGVYTRVSEVVRALGPGGALSGARGPHGRS
- a CDS encoding sensor histidine kinase encodes the protein MTENAWTRWPSREALSREGLSRPRQFLAWGVRLLVLVLLLWSAFSQSHVRGWGAAAAVAVVVVTALVSWGFFRTTYAHRLVPSLALVSVLLAIAVVAETTGFRGPALVIWCGCGISALERLPVAIALPLTAVALASYSAFNNDVWLTTAATVVGMVLAGYVMRLDAEARGSAQRLLAQERAARAAEAESAALAERARIAREIHDVLAHSLSAQMVHLEAARLLIERGADREQILERVVAARGMARDGLAETRQALSALRGELSPLEDFLTELVGSTDGAEVTVTGERRSLPVEASQTVRRVAQEALTNVRKHAQGAKVQVRLDYSEHEVALNVRDSGGRPGELSGAGGGYGLLGMRERAELLGGSLEAGRDEEGFEVRLRVPV
- a CDS encoding CcdC protein domain-containing protein is translated as MSGLVNALLIVAVVVVVIVRQFRARPIDTGRRWWLVPVILAVVALREPGILDTHHRIASVGLLGTELLVGLVMGAAWAWTTRVWREADGVVWTKSTKASAIVWFGGIAVRLGLYALGAVVGVHQDSAALMLGLAVTLLVRAGILVWRAQSLPSAASAASAGGPAGAYRDGMARVTRREGV
- a CDS encoding type IIA DNA topoisomerase subunit B; the encoded protein is MTADTSVPSTALLAGADRDGSNYTARHLLVLEGLEAVRKRPGMYIGSTDSRGLMHCLWEIIDNAVDEALGGYCDHIDVVLHDDGSVEVRDNGRGIPVDVEPKTGLSGVEVVMTKLHAGGKFGGGSYAASGGLHGVGASVVNALSARLDVEVDRGGSVHAISFRRGVPGVFAGAGPDGKFEAGSGLRKTKRVPKTRSGTRVRYWADRQIFLKDAKLSLDTLHQRARQTAFLVPGLTIVVRDELGLGEGGSKGEESFRFDGGISEFCEYLATDKPVCDVLRFSGQGTFKETVPVLDEHGQMTPTEVTRELGVDVALRWGTGYDQNLKSFVNIIATPKGGTHVAGFEQAVRETLNEALRAKKLLRVAEDDIVKDDALEGLTAVVTVRLAEPQFEGQTKEVLGTSAARRIVNTVISRELKAFLTSTKRDAAAQARVVMEKVVAAARTRIAARQHKDAQRRKTALESSSLPAKLADCRSDDVERSELFIVEGDSALGTAKLARNSEFQALLPIRGKILNVQRSSVTDMLKNAECGAIIQVIGAGSGRTFDIDAARYGKIIMMTDADVDGSHIRCLLLTLFQRYMRPMVEAGRVFAAVPPLHRIEIVQPKKGQDKYVYTYSDRELRDKLMELQSKGIRYKDSIQRYKGLGEMDADQLAETTMDPRHRTLRRINLADLEAAEQVFDLLMGNDVAPRKEFISGSAATLDRSRIDA